Proteins found in one Planococcus citri chromosome 2, ihPlaCitr1.1, whole genome shotgun sequence genomic segment:
- the LOC135836936 gene encoding uncharacterized protein LOC135836936: MIFIPIILFIGFSNFFAATANEKELPDDGRLAVGKCLDANFLRNQNRIRQVEDYLSHLCTETRSNHQHFKNKLQEIKKTPKEAYEDLKECLKKHYELEESKKANQPDKANTSDTTNPTKEIKSTEADASDKANERTEEVINRYKQYAFNDAMRANTYPEIILVVVGLCGEHEWVKYEELDKNNQPKAIECLEKCAVRLFEIFDWLIQVIISERVHSEQLEIESGKSPANEKQAPAEKSDNQDIDRGGNKIQKEDVKSEEDEEEDGAGSEGSTENLIQPSDNQSKPKEDEKTIQKWFTHIKHFLHREKVHVKYEKGIHNYIKTCENLEVHDIKTLTEIGQLWAGHYIDDLETEFNKFHFYPIKEDMQYAFNSYLHCTVWVCAMGERKDTPFVEYVNDTSYEMSRTASQFIKRFHPTPFKTPDSIDIKLKRGDRN; encoded by the exons atgatttttattccTATTATTCTCTTTATtg gtttcagcaatttttttgcagcAACAGCGAATGAAAAAGAATTAC CTGATGATGGACGACTGG CGGTTGGTAAATGTCtggatgcaaattttttaagaaatcaaaatcgaatACGACAAGTAGAGGATTATTTGTCTC aCCTTTGCACTGAAACACGTTCTAAtcaccaacattttaaaaacaaattgcaAGAAATTAAGAAAA CACCCAAAGAAGCATACGAAGACCTCAAAGAATGCTTGAAGAAACATTACGAGTTAGAAGAGTCAAAGAAAGCAAACCAGCCAGATAAGGCTAATACAAGCGACACCACCAATCCGACCAAGGAAATTAAGTCGACTGAGGCAGATGCTTCAGATAAGGCAAATGAGCGAACTGAGGAGGTGATCAACAGATATAAACAATACGCATTTAATGATGCGATGAGAGCTAACACGTACCCTGAAATAATTCTAGTAGTAGTTG GTCTTTGCGGAGAACACGAATGGGTGAAATACGAAGAACTAG ataaaaACAATCAACCAA AAGCCATCGAGTGTTTAGAAAAGTGCGCAGTAAGGCTATTCGAAATATTTGATTGGCTCATACAAGTGATCATAAGCGAACGTGTGCATTCAGAGCAGTTGGAAATTGAAAGTGGCAAGTCTCCAG cgaatgaAAAACAGGCCCCAGCTGAAAAATCCGACAACCAAGATATCGACCGTGGTggcaataaaattcaaaaagaagacGTCAAATCTGAAG aagatGAAGAGGAAGACGGGGCAGGATCGGAAGGCTCAACTGAGAATCTAATCCAACCAAGTGACAATCAAAGTAAACCTAAAG aagatgaaaagacaatACAGAAGTGGTTCACACACATTAAACATTTCCTTCATCGCGAAAAAGTACACGTCAAATATGAAAAAGGAATTCATAATTATATAAAAA CTTGTGAAAACCTGGAAGTACACG atattaAAACATTGACAGAAATTGGACAATTGTGGGCTGGGCATTACATCGATGATCTCGAAACGGAATTcaataaattccatttttatccAATAAAAGAAGATATGCAAT atgcttTCAATTCCTATTTACATTGCACTGTATGGGTTTGCGCAATGG GTGAACGAAAGGATACTCCATTCGTAG aaTACGTGAATGATACCAGTTACGAGATGAGCAGGACTGCATCCCAATTCATCAAAAGATTCCACCCAACTCCGTTTAAAACGCCTGATAGCATAGACATAAAATTGAAACGAGGTGACAGAAATTGA